Within the Pseudomonas sp. SL4(2022) genome, the region TAAACAGCACGCCAGATAGGAACACTGCACCGAGCGCGGTTTCCCAGCTGTAGCCCATCTCGCCGACTACGGTGTAGGTAAAGAAGGCGTTTAGGCCCATGCCTGGTGCCAGGCCGACTGGCCAGTTGGCATACAGGCCCATCAGGAAGCAGCCGACTGCAGCTGCCAGGCAGGTAGCCACAAAGGCTGCGCCATGGTCGATGCCGGCATCGGCCATGATGTTGGGGTTGACGAAGATGATGTAGGCCATGGTGATAAAAGTGGTCAGGCCGGCGGCCAGCTCGGTCTTGATTGTGGTGCGGTGCTGGCTGAGTTTGAACAGGCGTTCAATTAAACCAGCGCCTGGCGGGGTCACTGCGTAGGTTGCGTGTTGTTCTTGTTTAGCGCTTTCCACAGGGGTGCTCCTCATCTCTTGTTGTGTGCCACCCAGAGCCTGTGCTGCGCACTGCTCGACTCTTGAGGTAGGTGGTGCTTTAGGGCTTGCTGGCGCGCTTAGCTGACTTTCTGGTCAATAAATCGCACTGCGCCGATTATGATGTTGTATACAAAAAAAGCAAATAATGTTTCTTTTTAAAATTAAGGATGTACTCGGTTTTTATCTATGCAAAACAGATGAGTTACCGAGATCACGGTGGCCGGGGTTAGAGCAAGACGGGCGAAACCTGCCAAGTGCCCATTTCTCCTAGCTTGGCGCAACATCTGTCGTACACCACAAGACGTTTACGGTGATGCGCAGGTGGCTTTTGTGCAGAGAAGATGTATGCCGCGAGCGGTGTTCTTTCCTGCTGCACGCGCAGCCCTGTGCACCAAGGCCAGAAAAGGTCTGCTAATGCACAATTGCAGGGGTGTTATGCCGTGATGGCTGTGTACGCGCTGATCACATTGTGTACAATGCAATGGCTTTTTATCTGTGACTTTTCACTGACTTACCTTGCCAACCAGTGGGTAACACACAGTAGAGTTGCATCAGCAACGCCGAATCCAGATCACGCGAGCCACAATGAACGAACAATTGCAGCCCCTAAAGAAGCAGACGCGCGAAGGCAAAAGCACTCGCAGCGGGACTCAGGACGATGTCGTTTACGCCCATATCTTTGATGCCATTCTTGAGCAGCGTCTGGCGCCTGGCACCAAGCTCAGTGAAGAGGCGCTCGGTGAAATCTTCGGCGTCAGTCGCACCATCATCCGCCGTGCACTGTCGCGCCTGGCCCATGAAGGGGTGGTGCTGCTGCGCCCGAACCGTGGTGCGGTAGTGGCCAGCCCGGGGGCGGAAGAAGCCCGGCAGATCTTCTATGTGCGGCGGATGATCGAGCGCGCGATTACCGAACTGGCCTGCAAGAATGCCAAGCCTGAGCAGATTGCCGCGCTGCGCCAGATGGTGATCAATGAGCGCGACTGTTTCGCCCGTGGTGACCGTGGCATGGGTATTCGTCTGTCCGGTGAGTTCCACCTGAAGCTCGCCGAAGCGGCAGGCAACTTGACCTTGCTGGGCTTTCTGCGCAGCCTGATTTCGCAGACCTCACTGATTATCGCCTTGTACGAAAGCAACAGTCGCACCCATTGTTCGGATGCCGAGCATGATCAGGTCATCGATGCGATTGAAGCCGGCAATGTGGATGTGGCGGTCGACCTGATGATGCGTCATATGGACAGTGTGGATGCGAAGCTCAATCTGGATGGCGAAACCGCATCAGACGACTTGCATGCAGTGTTTTCCCACTTATTGCCCAGCGGGAAGAAAAAAGCGTCAGGCCGCTAATTCGGCCGTGAGTTCACCACAATAAAAAGCCCCGCTTATGCGGGGCTTTTTATTGTAGTCCAGGTCTTCAGGCACGCCGACGGAACAGCGGCAGCGGCTGATCGGTGGAGGCCTGATACACCTCGCTGAATTCCTCGAAGGCTTTCAAAGCGTCCACTGGGTCTTTGTCTTCCCGCAGAGCAAAGGCATCGAAGCCAACGCGCTGGTAGGAGAACAACTGATCACGCAGAACATCGCCGATGGCGCGCACTTCGCCTCTATAGCCGTAACGATTGCGCAGCAGGTAGGCGGTGGAGCAGTGGCGGCCATCGGTAAAAGCAGGGAAGTTCAGCGCGATGACCTGGAAGTTATCCAGTTGATCGGCGATTTCCTCGATTTCCTCTCCGGCATCCAGCCACACTCCCAGGCCGCCATCGCGGGCCTTGAGCGCGGTGCTGTGCTCGACCCACAAGCCCAGCGGTACGATCAGGTCGTCGCAGTTGGGAATGCCGTCCAGCGTGGCGTCCTTGGGCAGCAGGTGCCAGCTTTCGTCAATCAGCTGAGCGTTCTTAATGATTCGCTGCATATACGCGCTCCTTGAACGGGTCTACACCGATACGGCGGAAGGTGTCGAGGAAACTCTCCTCTTCGGTGCGGCGCTCAACATAGACCTTGACGATCTTGTCGATCACGTCAGCCATGTCCGCTTCGGCGAAGGAGGGGCCGAGGATCTGCGCCAGGCTCGCGTCGCGACCGGCGCTGCCGCCGAGCGATACCTGATAGAACTCCTGACCTTTCTTGTCCACCCCGAGGATGCCGATATGGCCAACGTGGTGGTGACCGCAGGCGTTCATGCAGCCGGAGATATTCAGATCGATATTGCCGATATCGAACAGGTAATCCAGGTCGTCGAAACGACGCTGGATGGCTTCGGCAATTGGGATCGACTTGGCGTTGGCCAGCGAGCAGAAGTCGCCGCCGGGGCAGCAGATGATGTCGGTTAGCAGGCCGACGTTCGGCGTGGCGAAACCGTTTTCACGCAGTTCTCCCCACAGGGTGAACAGCTGCGCCTGCTCAACATCCGCGAGGATGATGTTTTGGTTGTGGCTGTTGCGCACTTCGCCAAAGCTGTAGCGGTCGGCCAGGTCGGCAATCGCGTCAAACTGTTTGTCGGTGACATCGCCCGGTGCCACGCCGGTTGGCTTGAGCGACAGAGTCACGGCCACATAGCCCGGTTTCTTATGGGCGAAGGTGTTGCGCTGACGCCAGCGGGCAAAGCCTGGGTGTTCGGCATCCAGGGCAGCCAGTGTTACATCCTGATCCTCGAGGGCTTTGTAAGCCGGGTCGATAAAGTGCGCGGCAACGCGAGCCACTTCAGCTTCGGTCAGGGTGGTCGGACCGTCTTTCAGGTGGATCCACTCAGCATTGACTCGCTCGGCGAAGATTTCAGGGGTCAACGCCTTGACCAGAATCTTGATGCGCGCCTTGTACTTGTTATCGCGACGGCCATAGCGGTTGTACACACGCAGGATGGCGTCGAGGTAACTGATCAGGTGCTGCCACGGCAGGAATTCGTTGATAAAGCTGCCGACGATCGGGGTACGGCCCAGGCCGCCACCGACGGAAACACGGAAGCCCAGCTCGCCAGCGTCGTTCTGTACCGCTTCCAGGCCGATGTCGTGCACTTCAATCGCGGCACGGTCGCTCACTGCGCCGTTGACGGCAATCTTGAACTTGCGCGGCAGGTGGGTGAACTCGGGGTGGAAGGTCGACCACTGACGAATGATCTCGCACCACGGACGTGGGTCGATGATTTCATCCTTGGCCACACCGGCGAATTGGTCGGTGGTGGTATTGCGGATGCAGTTGCCGCTGGTCTGGATCGCATGCATCTGCACGGTGGCCAGCTCGGCAAGAATGTCAGGCACATCTTCCAGGTCTGGCCAGTTGAATTGGACGTTCTGACGGGTGCTGATGTGCGCGTAACCCTTGTCGTAGTCACGGGCAATCTTGGCCATCATGCGCACTTGGGTGGACGACATCAGACCGTACGGCACGGCAACGCGCAGCATGGGCGCAAAGCGCTGGATGTACAGGCCATTCTGCAGGCGCAGCGGGCGGAATTCTTCACCGCTCAGTTCACCGGCAAGGTAACGGCGGGTTTGATCGCGGAACTGCTTAACGCGGTCTTCGACGATTTTTTGATCGTACTGGTCGTATACGTACATGGAGTGTCCTGTTATCAGGCTTTTTACAGCTAATCAGCGCGCACGGCCGCGCACTCCCTGCGGAGCCGGTGGAAGATATCAGTTCAGGGTTATGCGCAAAAGTGATGTTTGAGTATATGGACAGAACTTAAAGTGATAAGGACGCGAGCCAACATAGCCGGACGGCTTGAGGAAGCCCGCACGCTGGTCTTAACTGCTAGAGGCGCTTCACCCATAAACACAACAAGAGGGGTAGTCCATGACCGAACACAGTGAACCGGATAATGCTGACAGCGTGGTCGATGCCAGGGCCATCTTTGCCTTGATTCTGATCTTTGTCGCCACTGCGGTGTTCTGGGTCAGTCAGCAGTAAGACCCGGCGACCAATACAACAAGGCGGGCATCAGTGGGCTGGTGCTCGCTTTTTTATTGCCCTGTGCTCAGCCTCAATGGCAACTCAGGCTGTCGGCCTGGCGGTAGAGCATCAGCAGCTTTCGAGTAATGGTCTGCTGGATATCATCGCGCTCGAAGGTTGATAGGCGTGCAAGACGGCCGATCTGCAGGCGATGCAGGTGGATGTAGGGCATGTGTTGATCAAATTCGCGTAGGTCGCCTTTCATCATAATGGGCAGAAAAATATCCCCCGTCTTTTTCTGGTTGCTGATGATTTGCGCCAGTGCGGGTTTGAATGGCATGGTCTTTGGTGTTGGACCGCCGTCTTTGATGACCGTGGTTAGTAGTAAGCCGGGCTTTTGCAGCACGATACCGGGGAGAACGCATAGGCCGGTTTTGCGTACGGCATGAGCTTCGATGCCATGCAATGTGTCATGAAAGGCATAAGGGTTTGGTAACACGACCATCTTGCGGCCCAGATCACTGGGAAAATGCAGGTCATAGTTGGTATAGAGCTGGCGTGTAGATTCCGAATACACGCATAGACGGTTCTCAAACAGCTTGATAAAGCGTTCCGCCAGCTCGCGTCTCGCAATGCTGTCCAGGTCCCATATGAGGTCCTGATTCTGCGGTTTGCTCAGGTCAACTTCCTGATGTTCCATGCTGCTCATCGACGTCTCATACTCTGAACTGCCCAAGGAGTTTATTGAGCTGCTCGGCAAGTAGGCCAAGCTGCTGTCCCGCCACACTGGATTGCTGAGCGGCCTGTGCATTGTTATGAGCCAGGCCTGCCGCTTGGGTAATAGTCTGATTGATGTCTTCGACGACGTGGGATTGTTGCAGTGTCGCGCTGGCGATGGAAGTGTTGAGCACGCTGAGTTTGCGCAAGCCGCCTGCGATCTGAATGAGGCTCCCGCCAGCTTGGCTGGCTTGTTCAATCGTCAGGTGTGAGGCTTGACTGCTTTCGTTGATAACTTTTACTGCCGCCTCAGAGTTACCTTGCAGGCGTTCAATCATGACCTGGATTTCAGCTGTGGATTTTTGCGTGCGTTGAGCCAATAGGCGCACCTCATCGGCAACCACCGCAAATCCGCGCCCTTGCTCGCCGGCGCGAGCCGCTTCAATCGCGGCGTTGAGCGCCAGCAAGTTGGTCTGTTCGGCAATTGAACGGATTACTTCGAGCACGCTGCCAATTTGTGTACTTTCCTGGGCCAAGGCCTGAATCACGCTGACCGCTTGGCTGATGGTTGTGGATAGATCATTGATCTGACGCAGGCTGCTTTCAATGTTTTGCTGACCTTGCTGTGTCTGCTCTTCGGCGTTATGCACTTCCGAAGAGGCGTGCTCTGCGTTCTTCGCGACATCTTGTACGCCATATGTCACCTCGTTGATGGCTGTGGCGATCTGCTGCATCTGCTGTGATTGTTGTTCGCTGAAGTGTTGCGCCTGGTTGGATACCAGCCCAAGTTCGCGGGCTGCACTATCCAGTTTGCTAGCAGATGCCAGTGCCTGTCGAATGACCAGGCGCAGTCTTTCGGTAAAGGCATTGAAGTGCCTGGCGAGGGTGGACAGCTCATCGCTGCCATGGGTGTCGAGGTGGCGTGTAAGGTCGCCATCACCGCTGGCTATGTTGATCATCGCGTTAACGGCTTGCTGCAGTGGCTGGGTGATGCTGCGAATGATCAACACAATGATTAGCGCGACCAGCGCGGTAATGACCAGCCCGATCAACATTGCGTGCAGCGCGTGCTCTTGGAACTCGACCTGCACATCATCGACATAGACGCCTGAGCCGATGATCCAGCCCCAGGGTTTGAACAGTTGCACATAGGAAATCTTGGGGACTGGCTCGCTGGCCCCAGGCTTGGGCCAGCGATAGTTTACCTGGCCTGAGCCTTGGCTCTTGCTGATCGCAACCATCTCGTTAAACAGTGCCTTGCCATCAGGGTCCTTGAAACCTGACAGGTTTTGCCCTTCAAGCTTGGGATTGGTGGGGTGCATGATCATCGTTGGCGTTTGATCATTGATCCAGAAGTACTCCTGGCCGGCATAGCGCATGCTGCGTATGGCTTCCATCGCCTGTTTCTGCGCTTGCTCACGACTAAGGCTGCCGGCTGCTTCTTGATCCTGAAAGAACTTCAGGATGCCCGCTGCGCTCTGTACAACATGCTGGGTTTTTTCACTTTTCGCTGCGTGCAGGTCGGTGTGAATCTGCTTAAGTAACAGGCCGCCCTGGATTACCAGCATGATGATCGCCACTGCCAGTATCAGCCAAAGACGACGATTGATGGGCAGACTGCGTAAGCTATTCATGGGGGATGCTCCCGTGTTTTTCCATGAGGCGCTTTTACAAGCGTGCTGCGCCGTTTCTTACGTTAGACATTAGGCCAATCAGGGCATAAACGCCGTGTAGAGAGCCGCTGGCTGCAGCAAGTCAGGTGGGTACAAGACACACGGTTGCCCGTACTGGGGCGCATGTTCTCTGCTAGGATTTGCGCCGCTGTACGTTAAGCCTGTGATTTGGCTGGACTTGTGTCTTTTAAATCCCTGCATTCGGACAGACTGTAGAAGCCCTCGCGGATTCATCATCGTTGTGTCGTGCGGGGTAACGCACATTTTGGGGGAGTGGGATGGATCTTTGGGTTGCCGCTCAGGCATTGATTCTGGGCGTAGTGGAAGGGCTCACCGAGTTCCTGCCGATTTCCAGCACCGGGCATCAGATCATCGTTGCTGATCTGATCGGTTTTGGCGGTGAGCGGGCGATGGCCTTCAATATCATCATTCAGCTTGGGGCGATTCTTGCTGTGGTCTGGGAGTACCGGCGCAAGATTCTCGGCATTGTTGTCGGCTTGCCTAGAGAGCCGCAGGCACAACGTTTTACCGCCAATCTGCTGATTGCGTTTTTGCCGGCCGTGGCGTTGGGCGTGCTGTTCGCCGATCTTATTCATCATTACCTGTTCAACCCGATCACCGTGGCGCTGGCGTTGGTGGTGGGTGGGGTGATCATGCTCTGGGCTGAGCAGCGTACGCATCTGGTACACGCCGAGAGCGTGGATGACATGACTTGGCAGGATGCGCTGAAGATCGGTTTCGCGCAGTGCCTGGCAATGATTCCCGGTACTTCACGCTCCGGCGCGACGATTATCGGTGGCCTGCTGTTCGGTCTGTCGCGCAAG harbors:
- a CDS encoding GntR family transcriptional regulator gives rise to the protein MNEQLQPLKKQTREGKSTRSGTQDDVVYAHIFDAILEQRLAPGTKLSEEALGEIFGVSRTIIRRALSRLAHEGVVLLRPNRGAVVASPGAEEARQIFYVRRMIERAITELACKNAKPEQIAALRQMVINERDCFARGDRGMGIRLSGEFHLKLAEAAGNLTLLGFLRSLISQTSLIIALYESNSRTHCSDAEHDQVIDAIEAGNVDVAVDLMMRHMDSVDAKLNLDGETASDDLHAVFSHLLPSGKKKASGR
- a CDS encoding undecaprenyl-diphosphate phosphatase, producing the protein MDLWVAAQALILGVVEGLTEFLPISSTGHQIIVADLIGFGGERAMAFNIIIQLGAILAVVWEYRRKILGIVVGLPREPQAQRFTANLLIAFLPAVALGVLFADLIHHYLFNPITVALALVVGGVIMLWAEQRTHLVHAESVDDMTWQDALKIGFAQCLAMIPGTSRSGATIIGGLLFGLSRKAATEFSFFLAMPTMVGAAVYSGYKYRDLFQASDLPVFVIGFVTSFIFAMIAVRALLSFIGKHSYAAFAWYRIGFGLLILATWQLQWIDWSTAQS
- a CDS encoding methyl-accepting chemotaxis protein translates to MQQIATAINEVTYGVQDVAKNAEHASSEVHNAEEQTQQGQQNIESSLRQINDLSTTISQAVSVIQALAQESTQIGSVLEVIRSIAEQTNLLALNAAIEAARAGEQGRGFAVVADEVRLLAQRTQKSTAEIQVMIERLQGNSEAAVKVINESSQASHLTIEQASQAGGSLIQIAGGLRKLSVLNTSIASATLQQSHVVEDINQTITQAAGLAHNNAQAAQQSSVAGQQLGLLAEQLNKLLGQFRV
- a CDS encoding DUF934 domain-containing protein: MQRIIKNAQLIDESWHLLPKDATLDGIPNCDDLIVPLGLWVEHSTALKARDGGLGVWLDAGEEIEEIADQLDNFQVIALNFPAFTDGRHCSTAYLLRNRYGYRGEVRAIGDVLRDQLFSYQRVGFDAFALREDKDPVDALKAFEEFSEVYQASTDQPLPLFRRRA
- a CDS encoding nitrite/sulfite reductase, translated to MYVYDQYDQKIVEDRVKQFRDQTRRYLAGELSGEEFRPLRLQNGLYIQRFAPMLRVAVPYGLMSSTQVRMMAKIARDYDKGYAHISTRQNVQFNWPDLEDVPDILAELATVQMHAIQTSGNCIRNTTTDQFAGVAKDEIIDPRPWCEIIRQWSTFHPEFTHLPRKFKIAVNGAVSDRAAIEVHDIGLEAVQNDAGELGFRVSVGGGLGRTPIVGSFINEFLPWQHLISYLDAILRVYNRYGRRDNKYKARIKILVKALTPEIFAERVNAEWIHLKDGPTTLTEAEVARVAAHFIDPAYKALEDQDVTLAALDAEHPGFARWRQRNTFAHKKPGYVAVTLSLKPTGVAPGDVTDKQFDAIADLADRYSFGEVRNSHNQNIILADVEQAQLFTLWGELRENGFATPNVGLLTDIICCPGGDFCSLANAKSIPIAEAIQRRFDDLDYLFDIGNIDLNISGCMNACGHHHVGHIGILGVDKKGQEFYQVSLGGSAGRDASLAQILGPSFAEADMADVIDKIVKVYVERRTEEESFLDTFRRIGVDPFKERVYAANH